AACTTCGGTAAATGAAGCAGCAGCTCCAGTATTATCTGGTCATGTTGTACGCTCTCCGATGGTTGGTACTTTCTACGCTTCAGCATCTCCAGACTCTCCTGCCTTTGCAGAAATTGGTCAACATGTTAATGCTGGTGATACATTATGTATTATTGAAGCAATGAAGATGATGAATCAAATCGAAGCTGATAAATCAGGTGTTATCAAAGAAATACTAGCAGACAATGAAGATGCTATTGAATTTGATCAACCGCTATTCATCATTGAATAAGCCCAACCAAAAAGGGTCATTCCATGTTAGATAAAGTTGTTATCGCCAACCGTGGCGAAATTGCCTTAAGAATACTACGAGCTTGTAAAGAGCTTGGTATTAAAACTGTTGCAGTGCATTCCACTGCTGATAAAAACTTAAAGCACGTATTATTAGC
The sequence above is a segment of the Colwellia sp. 20A7 genome. Coding sequences within it:
- the accB gene encoding acetyl-CoA carboxylase biotin carboxyl carrier protein, with translation MDIRKIKKLIELVEESGINELEISEGEESVRICRGAPAAAPIMHAAPVSAPVAAPVAVTSVNEAAAPVLSGHVVRSPMVGTFYASASPDSPAFAEIGQHVNAGDTLCIIEAMKMMNQIEADKSGVIKEILADNEDAIEFDQPLFIIE